The following proteins are co-located in the Candidatus Nanosynbacter sp. HMT-352 genome:
- the ruvB gene encoding Holliday junction branch migration DNA helicase RuvB, which yields MAIERIVDTSSHDDDSEEQRIEVSLRPQSFAEYVGQERLKRNLRLAIDAAKKRGEPLDHVLLYGPPGLGKTTMATVIANEMGTNLRITSGPAIEKAGDLASILTNLSDGDILFIDEIHRLGRSVEEILYSAMEDFKLDIVIGKGPAARSIRLDLPRFTVIGATTRTGSLAAPLRDRFGHIYRLEFYTPEDIAKIVTRSAKILESSIRSEAADLLSTRARLTPRIANRLLKRVRDYADVNGDGIIDVKTTTSALEMLEVDELGLDPADRNLLQSILENYGDNPVGLTTIAALTGDEATTIEDFYEPYLLQIGFIERTPRGRRVTIKAKRHLGK from the coding sequence ATGGCAATTGAAAGAATAGTTGATACAAGTTCGCATGATGATGATTCTGAAGAGCAGCGAATTGAGGTGAGTCTGCGTCCGCAGAGCTTTGCTGAGTATGTTGGTCAGGAAAGATTAAAACGTAATTTGCGCTTGGCGATTGATGCTGCTAAAAAGCGCGGCGAGCCGTTGGATCACGTATTATTATATGGTCCGCCGGGGCTTGGTAAAACAACTATGGCGACGGTGATTGCTAATGAAATGGGCACGAATCTGCGGATTACTAGTGGTCCGGCTATTGAAAAAGCGGGCGACTTGGCGTCGATTCTGACTAATTTGTCGGACGGCGATATTCTGTTTATCGATGAGATTCATCGGTTAGGGCGATCAGTGGAGGAAATCTTGTACTCCGCAATGGAAGATTTTAAGCTGGATATTGTGATTGGAAAAGGTCCGGCAGCGCGATCAATTCGATTGGATTTGCCGCGATTTACGGTGATTGGTGCGACGACACGAACCGGAAGTTTGGCGGCGCCTTTGCGTGATAGGTTTGGGCATATTTACCGCTTGGAATTTTACACGCCAGAGGATATTGCGAAAATTGTGACGCGTAGTGCGAAGATTTTGGAGTCGTCAATTCGAAGTGAAGCGGCGGATTTATTGTCAACGCGAGCGCGCTTGACGCCACGTATTGCCAATAGACTTCTTAAGCGAGTTCGTGACTACGCCGACGTTAATGGCGACGGAATAATTGATGTAAAAACTACAACCAGCGCTTTGGAAATGCTGGAAGTGGATGAGTTGGGTTTGGATCCGGCTGATCGTAATTTATTGCAGTCGATTCTGGAAAATTATGGCGATAACCCTGTTGGCTTAACAACAATTGCGGCGTTGACTGGTGACGAGGCGACAACAATTGAGGATTTTTATGAACCATATCTGCTACAAATTGGATTTATTGAGCGTACACCGCGTGGTCGTCGAGTGACGATTAAGGCAAAGCGACATTTGGGAAAATAG
- a CDS encoding lamin tail domain-containing protein, giving the protein MKYLRNTLLMILAAALIMPSPLVLAEGVSSATQESKVDDVQTVDNSLKSAEEAKDPVVDKDQIDSNSPSQSSENPETPTENSSTNSPSENPAANESSKSEPNPESEPPKIDKSDERTEENATILISKISQDKKYIEIYNPTNQNVDLTGWKIEYYAGSGTKTVGKIFKDEVILANGFLVLSNDKMLAGAIKFDNNLGLAQNDGSVVLSRSDGSVADTVGWGNNSKSAGSPIKGGVKIVWRCFIGENIIDSKNNSTDFLSSKGSDNQEIVPYSRPNCKTPDSKSESPKELNKCEGLKLSEIASNIDEQFIEIINSGEKTVITTGCKLTVGDSGVRENIGNIELNPGEFLTIKIKNTKLKLPKTKGKIYLLDEAGSKIDIAEYNNIPKGASWSLIDDEWIQTFMITENSENIFKEYLDCQNGYERNALGRCVKIAIPPVESPCPVGQYRHPETLRCRKIEAAKTITPCKDGYYRSEETGRCRSIASVAAKTLKPCPEGQFRNSATGRCKKIASTDDIAKECPEGFERNPQTKRCRKIKSANMPTVGSAATEVKQVAGATWGWWVFGGVSLLVVGYGVWQWRWEISQFVRKIRESIKSANGK; this is encoded by the coding sequence ATGAAGTATTTGCGCAACACACTACTTATGATACTAGCCGCGGCGCTAATAATGCCGTCGCCGTTGGTTTTGGCGGAAGGTGTTTCAAGTGCTACTCAAGAGTCGAAAGTTGATGACGTTCAGACTGTTGATAATAGTCTTAAATCGGCTGAGGAAGCGAAAGATCCAGTTGTTGACAAGGATCAGATCGATAGCAATTCACCTTCTCAATCAAGTGAAAATCCCGAGACTCCAACGGAGAATTCGTCTACAAATAGTCCGAGCGAAAATCCTGCCGCCAATGAGTCTTCAAAGTCTGAGCCAAATCCCGAATCTGAGCCACCAAAAATAGATAAGTCAGATGAAAGAACAGAAGAAAATGCGACGATATTAATTTCAAAGATTAGTCAGGATAAAAAATACATTGAGATATATAATCCGACGAATCAGAATGTTGACTTGACTGGTTGGAAAATAGAGTATTACGCTGGATCTGGCACTAAAACCGTTGGAAAGATTTTCAAGGATGAAGTAATCTTGGCGAACGGATTTTTGGTCTTGTCGAACGATAAGATGTTGGCGGGCGCCATAAAGTTTGATAATAATTTGGGTTTGGCTCAAAATGATGGATCGGTCGTGTTGTCGCGTTCGGACGGGTCGGTCGCAGATACCGTTGGCTGGGGAAATAATTCAAAGTCTGCAGGCTCACCAATTAAAGGTGGTGTGAAAATTGTTTGGCGCTGTTTTATTGGTGAAAATATTATTGATTCGAAAAATAATTCCACTGATTTTTTATCGAGTAAAGGTTCTGATAATCAGGAAATTGTGCCGTATTCACGACCAAATTGCAAAACCCCAGATTCCAAATCTGAATCTCCAAAGGAGTTGAATAAATGTGAAGGTCTGAAGCTAAGTGAAATCGCATCGAACATTGATGAGCAATTCATTGAAATTATTAATTCTGGCGAAAAAACCGTCATTACGACGGGCTGTAAATTGACGGTTGGCGATTCTGGCGTTCGTGAAAATATTGGTAACATCGAATTAAATCCGGGTGAATTTTTAACGATCAAAATAAAAAACACGAAGCTGAAATTGCCAAAAACAAAAGGAAAAATTTATTTACTGGACGAGGCTGGCTCGAAAATTGACATCGCTGAATATAACAATATACCAAAAGGCGCCTCGTGGAGTTTGATTGATGATGAGTGGATACAAACGTTTATGATAACTGAAAATTCTGAGAATATCTTTAAGGAATATTTGGATTGTCAGAATGGTTACGAGCGAAATGCGCTGGGCAGATGTGTGAAAATTGCCATCCCGCCCGTTGAAAGCCCTTGTCCTGTTGGTCAATATCGTCATCCAGAAACTCTCCGTTGTCGAAAAATTGAAGCGGCAAAAACTATTACGCCTTGTAAAGATGGCTATTATCGTAGTGAAGAAACTGGCAGATGTCGATCTATCGCATCGGTTGCGGCAAAAACCTTGAAGCCTTGCCCGGAGGGTCAATTCCGCAATTCGGCTACGGGTCGATGTAAGAAAATTGCCTCCACTGACGATATAGCAAAAGAATGTCCAGAAGGATTTGAGCGTAATCCGCAAACTAAGCGATGTCGAAAGATAAAATCTGCAAATATGCCAACTGTTGGCTCGGCGGCTACTGAAGTTAAGCAGGTCGCTGGCGCTACTTGGGGTTGGTGGGTGTTTGGTGGCGTGAGTTTACTGGTCGTCGGTTATGGCGTATGGCAATGGCGATGGGAAATTTCGCAATTTGTACGAAAAATCCGCGAAAGCATTAAATCCGCTAACGGCAAATAA
- the ruvA gene encoding Holliday junction branch migration protein RuvA, producing MIAHVFGKVAEKFNGSLVIDVHGVGYEVSVATNDFDAVILDQEVKFYTYHHVREQSEELFGFSSLAAKKLFEMLITVQGVGPKAALSILSLGDAEQVRNAIANADSGFVQKATGVGKKTAERVVVDLSDKVGLPTHYGRTETPLQTELNTSDEALEALMALGYTLADATKALENVDVNLPTSQRVTEALKK from the coding sequence ATGATTGCACATGTTTTTGGAAAAGTTGCTGAGAAGTTTAACGGCTCGTTAGTCATTGATGTTCATGGTGTTGGATATGAAGTTAGCGTGGCGACTAATGATTTTGACGCAGTGATATTAGATCAAGAAGTGAAATTTTACACTTATCATCACGTGCGCGAACAGTCTGAGGAATTGTTTGGGTTTTCGAGTTTGGCGGCGAAAAAGTTATTTGAAATGCTAATCACGGTTCAGGGGGTTGGTCCGAAGGCTGCGCTGTCTATTTTGAGCTTGGGTGATGCCGAGCAAGTGCGCAACGCTATTGCTAACGCTGACAGCGGCTTTGTACAAAAGGCTACTGGCGTCGGCAAAAAAACTGCCGAGCGAGTGGTGGTCGATTTGAGCGATAAAGTTGGTTTACCGACTCATTACGGACGAACGGAAACCCCGCTACAGACTGAATTAAACACTTCTGATGAGGCCTTGGAGGCATTGATGGCTTTGGGCTATACATTAGCGGATGCCACTAAGGCGCTTGAAAATGTCGATGTCAATTTGCCGACATCTCAGCGAGTAACTGAGGCGCTGAAGAAATAA
- a CDS encoding ComEC/Rec2 family competence protein has product MNSWLFKKLHISWLVAVWCLGLTIGVISIHYIPRSFATNPLFLLVGLIIFVIVAIWRWRFFVILAIISGVLIGLWRGEIGRKGVEVYDSLIGKVAIVQGQVLEDPDLDKNSQTVLRLGNLQMNNEKLPGQIWVTTPDKNSIKRSDIVKVKGKMTAGFGAFSASVYRAKIISAERPVPGDVAVGVRDWFARRVREHIPESESALGLGFLLGLRRAMPTELSDNLKIAGLTHIVVASGYNLTILVRLARRLFAKRSKYLAMLSAAVMIIGFMAVTGLSPSMSRAGLVAGLSLAAWYYGRIIHPLVLLPVSAAITLLINPQFGWGDLGWQLSFASFAGVIMLAPLLHSYFFGNKEPGAFRQILIETLSAQIMTLPLLMMSFGVISNVALIANMLILPFVPLAMLLTFMSGVLVFVPMIGALIAIPTTWLLGYMIQVTNWTAGFEWAQMEVSINLWQCAALYVALILAMTWMKKQTKLDLAKINIVE; this is encoded by the coding sequence ATGAATAGTTGGCTATTTAAGAAGTTGCATATTTCTTGGTTGGTGGCGGTGTGGTGCCTCGGTCTGACAATTGGCGTAATTTCCATCCATTACATACCGCGGTCGTTTGCGACGAACCCATTATTTTTATTGGTCGGGCTGATTATTTTTGTAATCGTGGCAATTTGGCGCTGGCGATTTTTTGTGATTTTAGCAATTATTTCTGGAGTTTTGATTGGTCTTTGGCGCGGTGAAATTGGCAGAAAAGGCGTGGAGGTTTATGATTCGTTAATCGGAAAAGTCGCAATTGTCCAGGGTCAAGTTTTGGAGGATCCTGATCTCGATAAAAATAGTCAAACGGTTCTTAGATTGGGCAATTTGCAGATGAATAATGAAAAATTGCCGGGACAAATTTGGGTGACGACGCCAGATAAAAATTCAATTAAGCGTAGTGATATCGTGAAGGTTAAGGGTAAAATGACGGCGGGATTCGGGGCTTTTTCAGCAAGTGTATATCGGGCAAAAATTATTAGTGCAGAAAGACCCGTTCCGGGTGATGTGGCGGTGGGAGTTCGTGATTGGTTTGCGAGGCGGGTCCGTGAGCATATTCCAGAGTCAGAGTCCGCGTTGGGGCTGGGATTTTTACTAGGTTTAAGGCGTGCTATGCCAACTGAATTAAGTGACAATTTGAAAATTGCTGGACTAACGCATATCGTGGTGGCGAGCGGCTATAATTTAACAATTTTAGTTCGTTTAGCGCGACGATTATTCGCCAAGCGATCAAAATATTTAGCGATGCTCAGCGCGGCTGTCATGATAATTGGTTTTATGGCGGTAACTGGATTAAGTCCCAGTATGTCGAGAGCTGGTTTGGTGGCGGGACTGAGTTTGGCGGCGTGGTATTATGGTCGGATAATTCATCCGCTAGTTCTGCTTCCCGTGTCGGCGGCAATCACGTTATTGATAAATCCGCAATTTGGTTGGGGCGATTTGGGCTGGCAATTAAGCTTTGCTTCATTTGCGGGTGTAATTATGTTGGCGCCGCTTCTGCACTCTTATTTTTTCGGCAATAAAGAGCCGGGCGCGTTTCGACAGATTTTAATTGAGACTTTGTCGGCGCAAATTATGACATTGCCACTACTTATGATGAGTTTCGGCGTTATTAGTAATGTGGCGTTAATCGCGAATATGTTGATTTTGCCGTTTGTGCCGCTAGCGATGCTGCTGACATTTATGTCGGGCGTGCTGGTTTTTGTGCCGATGATTGGCGCGTTGATTGCAATTCCGACGACGTGGCTACTTGGTTATATGATCCAAGTCACCAATTGGACGGCTGGATTTGAATGGGCTCAAATGGAAGTTAGTATCAATTTGTGGCAATGTGCGGCTTTATATGTGGCACTAATTTTGGCAATGACTTGGATGAAAAAGCAAACTAAATTAGACCTCGCTAAGATAAATATTGTGGAGTAG
- a CDS encoding DUF4352 domain-containing protein, with translation MMNTSEKKPIFKKVWFWVIIVIIVIGVSSASQQNKATVVNTNNNNATSENKPTEKTTFKVGETIAFDGKEVTVKSIDRNWDSGNQFIKASDGKEYVKANVSIVNKSDSELSFNTFDWKIEDANGAIEGPSGTAFTASDNLGSGDLAVNGKKEGSVIFEVAKDSKIKIHYQPSFWSNKKIIIEP, from the coding sequence ATGATGAACACAAGCGAGAAAAAACCAATTTTTAAGAAGGTGTGGTTTTGGGTAATTATTGTTATTATTGTGATTGGAGTATCCAGCGCATCGCAACAGAACAAAGCCACTGTCGTCAATACAAACAATAATAACGCTACTTCGGAAAATAAACCAACCGAAAAAACTACTTTCAAAGTTGGTGAAACTATCGCTTTCGACGGCAAGGAGGTGACCGTTAAATCAATTGATCGCAATTGGGATTCTGGTAACCAGTTCATTAAAGCCAGTGACGGCAAAGAATATGTTAAAGCAAATGTTTCAATCGTCAACAAATCAGATAGCGAACTATCATTTAATACGTTCGACTGGAAAATAGAAGATGCGAATGGCGCTATTGAAGGGCCAAGCGGCACAGCCTTCACCGCAAGCGACAACCTAGGGTCTGGCGACCTAGCAGTCAACGGCAAAAAAGAAGGTTCTGTTATTTTTGAGGTTGCAAAAGATTCAAAAATTAAAATTCACTACCAGCCTTCATTTTGGTCAAATAAAAAAATTATTATTGAGCCGTAA
- a CDS encoding YebC/PmpR family DNA-binding transcriptional regulator: protein MSGHSKWATTHRQKAIVDAKRGAIFTKLGNQIAIAARGGTDPALNSSLAMAIEKAKAANMPSANIQRAIDRVADKSAAALEEIAYEGYGPGGVGVIIETATDNRNRTLPEVKTALVKNGGRIADAGSVMFQFTRKGVITIKGSGEDLLLAVLDAGAEDAVEEDGEIIVYTELKDLASVRNKLVEQGLKVKDAELRYIANTPIEIADMETAQKLMKMIDALDDLDDVVNVHTNADITAE from the coding sequence ATGTCAGGACACAGTAAATGGGCTACAACTCACCGACAAAAAGCGATTGTTGACGCTAAGCGCGGCGCGATTTTTACGAAATTGGGTAATCAAATTGCTATTGCAGCACGTGGCGGCACAGACCCAGCGCTGAACTCAAGTTTGGCGATGGCAATTGAAAAAGCTAAGGCCGCAAATATGCCTAGTGCAAACATTCAGCGAGCAATTGATCGAGTGGCAGATAAAAGTGCGGCGGCTTTGGAAGAAATTGCTTACGAAGGTTATGGTCCTGGCGGCGTGGGCGTTATTATTGAAACGGCGACAGATAATCGTAATCGAACATTGCCAGAGGTAAAAACTGCGTTGGTTAAAAATGGCGGGCGAATTGCTGATGCTGGTAGTGTGATGTTCCAATTTACACGCAAAGGCGTCATCACTATCAAAGGCAGCGGGGAAGATTTGTTGCTGGCGGTTTTGGACGCTGGCGCCGAAGATGCTGTCGAGGAAGATGGCGAGATTATCGTGTATACAGAGTTGAAAGATTTGGCGAGCGTGCGGAATAAATTGGTTGAACAAGGCTTGAAGGTTAAAGATGCGGAGTTGCGATATATTGCTAACACGCCGATAGAAATTGCCGACATGGAAACTGCACAGAAATTGATGAAAATGATTGATGCGTTGGACGATTTGGATGACGTTGTGAATGTTCATACAAATGCGGATATCACGGCGGAATAA
- a CDS encoding DUF192 domain-containing protein produces the protein MDEPRHSTVTQTVIKWIFICGMLMVIGGAIFYAFRTVSPKTEMIYLNKTMLQAEIANDEESQQKGLSGRLGIDENYAMLFVFDHNDRHKMWMKDMKFSVDMIWINDKKRVVYVKHNVKPDAEPHEKYAPPVPAKYVLEVKAGVAKRASVTVGSQVKFDLEEDK, from the coding sequence ATGGACGAGCCTCGTCACTCGACAGTAACTCAGACTGTCATCAAATGGATATTTATCTGCGGAATGCTGATGGTTATTGGTGGGGCAATTTTTTATGCTTTTCGAACGGTTTCGCCAAAAACGGAAATGATTTACCTTAATAAGACGATGCTTCAGGCGGAAATTGCTAATGACGAAGAATCGCAGCAGAAAGGTCTGTCCGGAAGGCTGGGAATTGATGAGAATTATGCCATGCTGTTCGTATTTGACCATAATGATCGTCATAAAATGTGGATGAAAGATATGAAGTTTTCGGTCGATATGATTTGGATCAATGATAAAAAGCGCGTTGTCTATGTAAAGCATAATGTCAAGCCGGATGCTGAGCCGCATGAAAAATATGCGCCACCAGTTCCCGCGAAGTACGTATTGGAGGTGAAGGCGGGTGTTGCTAAGCGGGCGAGCGTTACGGTTGGGTCACAGGTAAAATTTGATTTGGAGGAGGATAAATGA
- a CDS encoding ATP-dependent zinc protease family protein yields the protein MKEKAIIGSTEFVDFGKRAQKVPAKIDTGADSSAVWASNIRIDKDGVLKFSLFGKGSPYYNGKVFKRTDYSVASVRSAMGQNQIRYRTHFWVKLGGRKIKMLMNLSDRSKNEFPVLIGRRSISGKFLVDVSRKNVRRKKPSVTASLNEEVKLNPYEFYKKYHQKGEEK from the coding sequence ATGAAAGAAAAAGCCATTATTGGGTCAACTGAGTTTGTGGATTTTGGCAAGCGAGCGCAAAAAGTCCCAGCTAAAATTGATACGGGCGCCGATTCCAGTGCGGTTTGGGCGAGCAATATTCGCATTGATAAAGATGGAGTGTTGAAGTTTTCTTTGTTTGGTAAAGGTTCGCCGTATTATAATGGTAAGGTATTTAAGAGAACTGATTATTCTGTAGCCAGCGTGCGCTCCGCAATGGGTCAAAATCAGATTCGTTATCGAACGCACTTTTGGGTGAAGCTTGGCGGGCGAAAAATTAAAATGCTGATGAATCTATCCGATCGGTCAAAGAATGAATTTCCGGTGTTAATTGGAAGACGGTCAATTTCTGGAAAATTCCTAGTGGACGTATCAAGAAAAAATGTTCGCAGGAAAAAACCGTCCGTAACTGCTAGTCTTAATGAAGAAGTAAAATTGAATCCATACGAATTTTATAAAAAATATCATCAGAAAGGTGAAGAAAAGTAA
- the ruvC gene encoding crossover junction endodeoxyribonuclease RuvC produces MRIIGIDPGTGILGFGVIDFSRGKFKMVTAGVVTTPAHTPIDERLEDIFDSLTEIIAETNPDVMSIEKLFFARNVTTAISVAEARGVAMLTGRKAGMPIAEYTPLQIKQTLTGYGKADKKQVQEMVRLNLGLKDVPKPDDCADALAAAITHAAMNRV; encoded by the coding sequence ATGAGAATTATCGGGATTGACCCGGGAACGGGGATTTTGGGGTTTGGTGTGATTGATTTTTCTCGTGGCAAGTTCAAGATGGTCACGGCGGGAGTTGTGACGACGCCGGCACATACGCCAATTGATGAAAGGCTTGAAGATATTTTCGATAGCCTGACAGAGATTATTGCCGAAACAAATCCTGATGTCATGTCGATTGAAAAGCTATTTTTTGCGCGTAATGTTACGACGGCGATTTCTGTGGCGGAGGCGCGCGGTGTGGCGATGTTGACTGGGCGAAAAGCTGGAATGCCGATTGCTGAATATACGCCACTGCAAATAAAACAAACTTTGACCGGATATGGCAAGGCTGATAAAAAGCAGGTCCAGGAAATGGTGCGTCTTAATTTGGGTTTGAAAGATGTTCCGAAGCCGGATGACTGCGCGGACGCTTTGGCTGCAGCAATTACACACGCGGCGATGAATCGGGTATAA
- a CDS encoding RimK family alpha-L-glutamate ligase has product MRIAILSNGNINYSTLRLKEEAEKRGHQVKVIKYKNCYVSIDEKHPTVIYKGKEIGEFDVVIPRIASHMTKYGTAVLRQLEMMYPKAFFMNRSIAITRARDKLRSTQLLVKAGVSIPKTVFSRNATDIDSLIEEIGGMPAIIKLARGTHGNGVVLAETKKAAKSVLQAFYLTNSDGTNVLLQEFIRESAGVDIRAFVVGSQVVASMKRQSLDDDFRSNLHKGGEGTSIKLTDSERKMCVKAAKAMGLTVAGVDFMRSSRGALVLEVNASPGFGIEKITRRNVAGKIIEYIDRNAKRGNKKDKIGA; this is encoded by the coding sequence ATGCGAATTGCAATCTTATCCAACGGCAACATTAATTATTCGACGCTTCGCCTGAAAGAAGAGGCTGAAAAGCGCGGTCATCAAGTTAAAGTTATTAAGTATAAAAACTGCTACGTTTCAATTGACGAAAAGCACCCGACGGTCATCTACAAAGGTAAGGAGATCGGCGAGTTTGACGTGGTGATTCCGCGAATCGCGAGCCATATGACAAAGTACGGAACGGCAGTTTTGCGTCAATTGGAGATGATGTATCCGAAGGCGTTTTTCATGAATCGCTCGATTGCAATTACCAGGGCGCGGGACAAATTGCGCTCAACGCAGTTATTAGTTAAAGCGGGAGTGTCGATTCCGAAGACGGTCTTTTCTCGAAACGCGACTGACATTGATTCGCTCATTGAAGAGATTGGTGGTATGCCGGCGATTATTAAGTTGGCGCGTGGTACGCACGGAAATGGTGTGGTTCTGGCGGAAACTAAAAAGGCTGCCAAGTCGGTTCTACAGGCGTTTTATTTGACCAACTCGGACGGCACGAACGTACTGCTTCAGGAGTTTATTAGAGAGTCGGCTGGTGTCGATATTCGTGCGTTTGTGGTTGGCAGTCAAGTGGTGGCTAGTATGAAGCGTCAGAGTTTGGACGATGATTTCCGCAGTAATTTACACAAGGGCGGCGAAGGAACCAGTATAAAATTGACAGATTCTGAGCGTAAAATGTGCGTGAAAGCCGCTAAGGCAATGGGGCTAACGGTTGCTGGAGTTGACTTCATGAGATCAAGCCGTGGAGCTTTGGTGCTGGAAGTTAATGCTAGTCCAGGATTTGGAATTGAGAAAATTACTCGCCGAAATGTGGCTGGAAAGATAATCGAATACATCGATCGAAATGCCAAGCGTGGCAATAAAAAAGATAAAATCGGCGCTTAA